One Indicator indicator isolate 239-I01 chromosome 9, UM_Iind_1.1, whole genome shotgun sequence genomic window carries:
- the TMEM14A gene encoding transmembrane protein 14A, translating to MAIDWIGFAYAAMLAVGGVVGYTRKGSKISLVAGLTFGSVAGYGAYCVTRDPRNVKISLFSSFLLTIIMGMRFKRSKKLMPAGIVACLSLLMILRLVFMLL from the exons ATGGCTATTGACTGGATTGGTTTTGCATATGCGGCGATGCTGGCTGTTGGAGGTGTTGTAGGATACACTCGTAAAG GTAGTAAAATCTCTCTAGTTGCTGGTCTGACATTTGGTTCTGTGGCTGGTTATGGAGCTTACTGCGTAACACGTGACCCAAGAAACGTGAAGATATCATTGT tttcatcttttcttttgacCATTATAATGGGAATGAGGTTCAAGAGGTCCAAGAAATTAATGCCAGCTGGAATAGTAGCGTGCCTGAG TCTTTTGATGATTTTGAGGCTTGTTTTTATGCTGCTGTAG
- the LOC128969149 gene encoding glutathione S-transferase, with amino-acid sequence MAGKPKLHYTNGRGKMESIRWLLAAAGVEFEEEFIETKEDLEKLRNDGVLMFQQVPMVEIDGMKMVQTRAILSYIAAKYNLYGKDLKERAWIDMYVEGTTDLMGMIMYHPFQPADAKAKNLALIIERATTRYFPVYEKALKDHGQDYLVGNKLSWADIHLLEAILMAEECKPDILSAFPLLQAFKGRTSNIPTIKKFLQPGSQRKPQTDEKFVAIVRKIFNF; translated from the exons ATGGCGGGAAAACCCAAGTTGCACTATACCAATGGAAGGGGGAAGATGGAGTCAATCCGATGGCTGTTAGCAGCAGCCGGGGTTGAG TTTGAGGAAGAATTCATAGAAACAAAAGAAGACCTAGAAAAACTACGCAATG aCGGAGTCCTGATGTTCCAGCAAGTCCCCATGGTGGAGATTGATGGGATGAAGATGGTGCAGACCAGAGCCATCCTCAGCTACATAGCAGCAAAGTACAACCTCTATGGGAAGGACCTGAAGGAGAGAGCCTG GATTGATATGTATGTGGAGGGAACAACAGACCTAATGGGAATGATCATGTACCACCCTTTTCAACCAGCTGATGCAAAAGCAAAGAATCTTGCCTTAATCATTGAACGAGCTACAACCAGGTACTTTCCTGTTTATGAAAAG gCCTTAAAAGACCATGGCCAGGATTACCTTGTTGGTAACAAATTAAGCTGGGCAGACATTCATTTGCTGGAAGCAATTTTAATGGCAGAAGAATGCAAGCCTGACATACTGTCTGCGTTCCCTCTGCTACAG GCTTTTAAAGGAAGAACAAGCAACATCCCAACAATCAAAAAATTCTTGCAACCTGGcagccagaggaagccacaaacaGATGAGAAGTTTGTTGCTATTGTGAGGAAAATATTCAATTTTTAA